Sequence from the Pedobacter sp. D749 genome:
ATTCACAAGCTCAAGCCACTCCTACACAAAATAATCTTACTACGAATTTAACCGTAAATAAGTTGTTTTTGTTTTTAACATTATTAAACTAACTGCTTTAATTAGAATTAAAATGGCCGCAGTTAAATGCTGCGGCCATTCAATTTAATGTCAATATTTAAATACTGTCTACCCCAATGTAATAATCAGTATTTTTTGTTTAAACAGAAGCATAACAGCGTTATCCGTTCAGATATTTTTAGGGTTACCAATGGATCCCGAGGTTAATCTCAAAGTTCCCCGCTGTGTAACCGCTTAAATTACCAGTTTGTGTTGTGTATGCGGTATTGATCATGTATTTTTTCTTATAATGCAACCCAACACCAAAACTTGCAGCTTTACTGGTATGATACATAGCTGTAAAGAACAACTGTTGATTGGCAACTCCTAGTTGTCCGCCAATATCAAAAATATCAGCGATTCCCGTAAAAGAACGATAAGCAACTTTAGGTTGAAACAGACTTTCGCCAATATCAATTTTGTACCCTGCTGCTGCATATACAGCAGGTGTATTAATTAGTTTTAAGTTGTCTCTGTTGAAATAATTTTTAAGGTTCACTAATGCAAAATCTGCAGTAAAGTGCTTTGAAGTTAGTCCAACGCCAAAATCACCATCGAAATACGTCTTATGGTCGTTATTATAATTGCCAACCTGCGGATCATTTGGATTTCCTATAAGGTCTTGCATATCCACCCGCTGATTCAAAAAACCTGCAGACAAACCAAAATGTAATTTTGCAGATTCATTAAGCGGAAGATGATAGGCATAACTTGCCATAATTCTCGTTTGCCTTTGTAAGCCGGCTTTATCAAGATTCATGTTTAATCCTACCCCTACTCTTTCCCATCCGTAAGTGGCACTCAGATTTTGTACCATAGGGGCACCGGGAATATTATTCCATTGTGAACGGAAGGTCAGGTCTGCTGTTGCACCTTCTGCTAATCCAGCCATGGCCGGGTTAGCAAGGTAAGT
This genomic interval carries:
- a CDS encoding PorP/SprF family type IX secretion system membrane protein, which codes for MKTTILILAALIGVSKVKAQTNPLLNQYFNNTYLANPAMAGLAEGATADLTFRSQWNNIPGAPMVQNLSATYGWERVGVGLNMNLDKAGLQRQTRIMASYAYHLPLNESAKLHFGLSAGFLNQRVDMQDLIGNPNDPQVGNYNNDHKTYFDGDFGVGLTSKHFTADFALVNLKNYFNRDNLKLINTPAVYAAAGYKIDIGESLFQPKVAYRSFTGIADIFDIGGQLGVANQQLFFTAMYHTSKAASFGVGLHYKKKYMINTAYTTQTGNLSGYTAGNFEINLGIHW